The nucleotide window TGAGACCGGGCTGTGGCCCCCGCATCGCCCCCCGGTTCATTCTCCCCGGGGTCCTCGCGCGGGGGCGTTTTTAGTTTGGAACCGTGGTTTATAAAACCTCACTCTAAGAGTTTCCTAAGCTGGTTGAAGAGGCGTTCTTCAATACTGTTTTTGTCTATTACGAGGATCAGAGTTCCTCCTTTAACAAGCACAAGATCTCTTAGCTTCGACAAAAATTTCATTAAGGATTCCCACGAATTGTACATGCTTAAATATTCAACGCAATCGATAATAATGACTCCAGGAACACCCTTTCTTGAAGTCTCTTCGAGGTACTGAAACGTAATTTCAGTCATCTTTGCAAGGTCTGTGGGAGCAAGTGTTCCTGCAAGGTTTTCCTTTCTAAATGGTACCGCCGTTATGAAGTATGTTTTCCATTCTGGACGAGAATGTTTTAAATCTCTAAGAAAGGCGAGCACAGGTACATTTTCTAGTTTAGTTGCTATCTTTCCTAACTCTTTGGGGCTAATTATCATTGTTCCTGTATGGATGTCTGGAACTTTAACTGTCTCTATACTATCCTTCAGAAATTCTCTCATTGATGTTAACCTGTACATTGAGTACACCATTAAGATTGTAAAAGTTGTTGAAAGCATAAACCCTATTGGGAGATACCATTCATAGAGCCCAAAGAGGGCTGCAGGAACAAGATGAAGGCCAAAAAGAACGACGCTCAGGTATAGAATCTTGGCAGTT belongs to Thermococcus sp. and includes:
- a CDS encoding DUF835 domain-containing protein, whose product is MEVNSTILMVCGLIVMIADITAFALIFRIYLKHRRKSALIFSLAWLSDFVMVTLSTSNRSLLLYIAEISLTVFAMLIFAGSVKLLEEESIPISYSTLKKLGLMAPGFYLFIILVYKSTGNPNWTLTAGVSLGISGAFVFASGIILRPIEEIYKKTAKILYLSVVLFGLHLVPAALFGLYEWYLPIGFMLSTTFTILMVYSMYRLTSMREFLKDSIETVKVPDIHTGTMIISPKELGKIATKLENVPVLAFLRDLKHSRPEWKTYFITAVPFRKENLAGTLAPTDLAKMTEITFQYLEETSRKGVPGVIIIDCVEYLSMYNSWESLMKFLSKLRDLVLVKGGTLILVIDKNSIEERLFNQLRKLLE